In the Pseudolabrys taiwanensis genome, one interval contains:
- a CDS encoding HU family DNA-binding protein, with amino-acid sequence MAKGTDWGGPKRAVKATKPVTTRQLAAALSEAHQLTTKQGLELMDNLVVMITKHLKKGERIKIAGLGILQVRKRAARMGRNPATGEAIKIKASKKVAFRAAKDLKESV; translated from the coding sequence ATGGCAAAAGGCACCGACTGGGGCGGGCCCAAAAGAGCTGTCAAAGCGACTAAACCTGTCACGACCCGACAGCTGGCTGCCGCACTTTCAGAAGCTCACCAGCTCACAACAAAGCAGGGCCTGGAGCTCATGGACAACCTCGTCGTCATGATTACAAAACACCTGAAGAAGGGTGAGCGCATCAAAATCGCCGGCCTCGGTATTCTTCAGGTGCGTAAACGCGCTGCCCGCATGGGACGTAATCCTGCTACCGGCGAGGCGATCAAGATCAAAGCGTCGAAGAAGGTCGCATTTCGCGCGGCAAAGGATTTGAAAGAATCTGTGTGA